Within Pseudomonas tructae, the genomic segment GTTCACCGCGACGATGTCGAACTTGATCGGCGCCACTTTCTGCAGGTGCAGCAGAACATCGAGCATGGTGTAGCTGTCTTTGCCGCCGGACAGGCAGACCATGACCTTGTCACCGTCTTCGATCATGTTGAAGTCGGTGATGGCTTCGCCGGCGAGACGACGCAGGCGTTTTTGCAGTTTGTTCTGGTTGACCGAAAGGGTGCCCATAGCGCTTGAAATCCGCGAGGTGTGACAAAAGCCGAGCATTTTACCCTTAAACCGCCAGCGGGCGTAGGCCAATCCGATAAAGACTGCATTGTGATTAAGCACGGCCCTGACAGCGCGATTTGCTCTAAAAAGCCGGCTTTATGCGGCGAACGCCTTCCTATACTGCGACATAAGGCCACACAAAGGTGACCTCCAACCTCTGGCCCAGACTTGGGGCCGCAAGCGCTCCGCTGGGGGGCGATGGCAACAACGACAGGAGTGACCGGCATGATCCATCACGTTGTTGGGCTGTTTACCCATCCCGATCAGGAATGGAAAGAAATACGCGGTGAAGAAGAAAGCATCAGCCACATGTACCTGACCCACACTCTGATTCTCGCCGCGATCCCGGCGGTTTCGGCGTTCATCGGCACCACCCAGGTCGGCTGGGTCATCGGCGATCGCGCTCCGGTCATGCTGACCCAGGAAAGCGCGCTATGGATGACCATCATGTCCTACCTGGCCATGCTCGGCGGCGTGGCGGTCATGGGCGCATTCATCCACTGGATGGCCCGCACCTACGACGCCAACCCGAGCCTGGCACGCTGCATTGCCTTTGCCACCTATACCGCAACACCGCTGTTCGTGGGCGGCCTGGCGGCCCTGTACCCGCACCTGTGGCTGGGCATGATCATCGGTACGGCAGCAGTGTGCTACACGGTGTACCTGCTGTATGTCGGCTTGCCGACCTTTATGAACATTCCGTCCGATGAGGGGTTCCTGTTCTCAAGTTCAGTACTGGCGGTAGGGCTGGTGGTGCTGGTCGCCATCATGGCCTTCACCGTAATTGTTTGGGGACTGGGCGTGGGGCCCGTCTACACCAGCTAGCGCAACCTATTAGAATCGTCTGCAACATAGGTGCAACACCTTCAGGCCGCCGCAAGGCGGCCTGATGCTGTGCGCTGACAGGTGGCTCGGCAGCCGCGCCGCGCTTGCGGCATAATTGTCGACCAGGAGTGTTCCCCGATATGCCCGAACTGCTCAAATCCCGCGTCGAAACCTGTTACCAGCAAGCCGAAAGCTTTTTCAAACGCCCCTTCCCGCGCCCTGAAGTCAGCTTCAAGCTGCGCGGACAGAAGGCCGGCGTTGCACACCTGCATGAGAACCTGCTGCGCTTCAACCTGCAGCTGTACCGCGAAAACAGCGAAGACTTCCTCAAGCAGACCGTGCCCCACGAGGTGGCCCACCTGGTTGCCCATCAGCTGTTCGGCGAGCGCATCCAGCCCCATGGCGAGGAATGGCAGCTGATCATGCGCGGGGTCTATGAACTGCCGCCGCACCGCTGCCACAACTACGCGGTCAAGCGCCGCACGGTAACCCGCTATATCTACCGCTGCCCCTGCGCCGGCAGCGACTTCCCGTTCTCGGCCCAACGCCACAGCCTGGTGCGCCAGGGGCGGCGCTACCTGTGCCGGCGGTGTCGCAATACCCTGGTGTATAGCGGCGAGACCCGGGTGGAATAAAAGCATCGCGGACCTGCAGGAGCGGGCTTGCCCCGCGATGAGACCTGCGCAGACACAAAAAAGCCCATCCGAAGATGGGCTTTTTACATTACCGAATGCCTTAGCGCGCCGGACCTTCAGCCACGCCCAGATCATCCATCGGACGGGTGTCGACCAGTGGCGAACCACCGGAAGCCAGTTCGGAATGCAGCTTGTCTTCGTCCAGCTCCTTGACCCACTTGGCCACGACCACGGTGGCTACGGCATTGCCGATCAGGTTGGTCAGGGCACGGGCTTCGGACATGAAGCGGTCAATACCGAGGATCAGCGCAAGGCCGGCAACCGGCAGGTGGCCAACAGCCGACAGGGTCGCGGCGAGGACGATGAAACCACTGCCGGTAACGCCTGCAGCCCCCTTGGACGCCACCAGCAGTACCAGCAGCAGGGTGATCTGGTGGGTGATGTCCATGGTGGTGTCGGTCGCCTGGGCGATGAACACAGCGGCCATGGTCAGGTAGATCGAGGTACCGTCGAGGTTGAACGAGTAGCCGGTCGGGATCACCAGGCCTACCACGGATTTTTTCGCCCCCAGACGCTCCATCTTGGTCAGCATGCGTGGCAGTGCCGACTCCGAGGAGGAAGTACCCAGCACGATCATCAGTTCTTCACGGATATAGCGGATCAGCTTGAGGACGCTGAAACCGTGGGCGCGGGCGATACCGCCAAGTACCACCAGGATGAACAGCACGCAGGTAACGTAGAAGCAGATCATCAACTGGCCCAACTGCACCAGCGAGCCGACGCCGTACTGGCCGATGGTGAAGGCCATGGCACCGAAGGCACCGACCGGCGCCAGCTTCATGATCATGTTGATGATGTTGAACATGACATGGGCGAAGCGGTCGATCAGGTCCAGCAGCGGCTTGCCGTAGGCACCCAGGCGATGCAGGGCGAAGCCGAAGATCACCGAGAACATCAGCACTTGCAGGATGTCGCCGTTGGCAAAGGCACCGACTACGGTGTTAGGGATGATGTTGAGCAGGAAGCCGACGGTGGTCTGCTGCGCGCCGGCGGCAGCATAGGCGGCCACGCTGCTGGCGTTCAGGGTGCTGACATCGATGTGCATGCCGGCGCCAGGTTTGACCACGTTGACCACGACCAGGCCGATGATCAGGGCGATAGTCGAGACGATTTCAAAGTAGAGCAGCGCGTAGCCACCGGTCTTGCCGACCGATTTCATATTCTGCATGCCAGCGATGCCGCTGACCACGGTGCAGAAGATGATCGGAGCGATGACCATCTTGATCAGTTTGACGAACCCGTCACCCAGTGGCTTCAAGGCCACGCCGGTTTCAGGGTAGTAATGGCCCAGCAGGATACCGATGGTAATCGCTACTAACACCTGGATATACAGCGATTTGTACAGTGGCTGACGCGTCGTCATGGCTAATTCCTCAAGGGTACCGGCTCATCCTTCCCAGGATGCGCAGTACCTAAAGCGCGAACCCTCCTGCACTGGAGGGATTTGTTGTGTCGAGCTGCCTGGCAGAACTCTGCTGAGTCCATAGCAAGGCCGATGCCAAAATGCGCTTTTAAGGTGCAAGCCCCGGCTTTACGGGGCTGCGCCGCACAACGAGGTTGCAGGCTGAGGGGACGAGGTTGGCGGATTTCCGCACGCCCCGGAAAAGAATCCGACAATGATGGCGGTAATCCGCCTAGGTATTTCGCTCCACCTCGAAGCGAATGCGAAAGGCCGCGCCGCCCAATGGCGAATCGTCCAGGGTCAGGCTGGCGTCATAGCTTTCGATGATGTCCTTGACCACCGCAAGACCAATGCCCTGCCCCGGGTTTTGCCGGTCCAGACGCTCGCCGCGCTGGAGGATGCGCTCCCGCTGGTCGGGCGGCACGCCAGGGCCGTCGTCCTCGATACTCAGCACCACCTGGGTTTCACTGGCTTGCAAGCTGACACGTACCTGGCTCAGGCACAGGCGATAAGCGTTTTCCAGCAAGTTGCCGAGCAACTCGAGCAAGGCACCCTGCTCCATCGGCACCAGCGCCTGCTCCGGTACATCCACGCTGATGTGCACATGCTTGTCGCGATAGACCTTGGCCAGGGTGCTGCACAAGCTGTCGAGCAATGGCCGCAACTGCACCTGGTGGCGTACCAGCCCGCTCTTGCGCAGGCTGGCGCGCTGCAGCTGGTAGTCGATCTGCTGGCTCATGCGCTCGATCTGGCTTTGCAACACTCGCGCCTGCTCACGGTCTTCGCGGCGCTGAGCCATGCTTTCACTGACGCCCTGGAGCACGGTCAACGGGGTTTTGAGACTATGGGCCAGGTCACCCAGGGAGTCACGGTAGCGCCGGCGCTGCTCACGCTCGCTGCGTAGCAGGCGGTTGAGCGAGTCAGTCAGGCGCAGCAGTTCACGCGGGTGTTCGCCGCTCAGGCCCTCGCGGGCGCCGGACTCGACATCGTCCAGCTCGCGGCTCATTTGCCGCAGCGAACGCAGGCCCCAGGTCAAACCGGCCCAGAGCAGCACCAGCAGCGCCAGCAACGCCGCGCCAAAACCCAGGTAGAGTTTTTCACGCAGGCCATCGAGGGTGTGCTGGTACTCACGCAGCGGCTGCAGAGCGACGATACTGAAGGCTGCGCTCTTGCCGCCGAGCAGCTTGACCTCGACGTCGTAAACGAAGAACTCCTCACCATCATCCTGGCGAATGCGCGCGAACTCGTTGCCGCGTCCGTCATAGCGCGGGGTGTAGTTGATGTTCTCGTCTGCCGTGGCCCGTGAGCGCCACACCAGGTTGCCCTGGCGGTCGTAGATGTAGCCGAGCAGACGGCTGTCGGGCAGGTTGAATTTCTCGTCGGGCAACAGCACCGGCATCTGCAGGTTGCCGTCCTCGATGCGCGCGGCGGAAATCAGCGTGGTGATATCCGAAGCCAGGCGCTGTTCGATCGACTCCTGCAAGGCCAGGCTGAAGGCTTTTTGCAAGGCAGGCAGCAAACCGAGCATGAACAGCAGCGCCAGCACGGCAGCCGCCAGCATCAAGCGCAGGCGTAACGAACGAATCATCGGCAACGCTCGGTAAACAGGTAACCCAGACCACGCACGGTATCGATCGGTTTGAAACCGTTGTTGCCCTCAAGCTTGCGCCGCAGGCGACCGACCAGCACCTCGATGACATTCGGATCGCGCTCGTCATCGTCCGGGTACAGTTGTTCCATCAGCCGGTCCTTGGCCACCACCTGCTGATGATGACGCATCAGGTACTCGAGAATGCGGTACTCATACGCCGTAAGCGCCACCGGCTGCTCGTCGAGGCTGGCCTGCTTGCGATTGAGGTCGAGCACCAGGGGACCTGCGGCGATGGTCGACTGGGTAAAGCCGCTGGAGCGTCGTAGCAAGGCGTTGAGGCGGGCTTCGAGTTCCTCGAACTGGAAGGGTTTGACCACATAATCGTCAGCGCCTGCGGCCAGGCCTTCGACCTTGTCCTGCCAGTTGCCACGGGCGGTCAGGATCAGGATCGGGAAGCTCTTGCCCTGACCGCGCAACTGGCGGATCAGGTCCAGCCCGCTCATGCCCGGCAAGCCCAGGTCGATCACTGCAAGGTCATGGTTGAACTGCTCAGCCTGGTACAGGGCCTCCTCGGCATCCGCCACCGCTTCGACCACATGCCCGCTCTCCGTCAAGCGGCTGAACAAGTGATGACGCAAGAGTGCCTCATCCTCGACCACCAGCAGTTTCATACGCTCCTCCAGACCCGCACTGGCCCTCATTGGATTGGCCAGTCAATGTTGTCGACCGATTGAGAATAACAGCGAACCGGTCGTGCGCATGCAGACCGGTTCGGACATCGCCAGGCGGCTTAGAATGCGTAGTTGGCCGACAGGTAAGTCTGGGCGCTGCTGTTCAGGCGCAGGCTGCCGACTTTCGGGCCATCATGCTCGGACAACTCTGTGCTGGCGTTGCTGCGCAGGTAACGGTAGCCCAGTTCCACCGAGGCATTGTCGCTGACTTGTTGCAGCACGCCGGCCTGCAGGCCGATGGCGTAGCCGGTGTCGGTGTCGCGGCTGTAGCCGGAGGACTCCATGCTCATCTTGGTCAGGCCGGCGCTGGCGCCACCGAACAGCTTGGTGGTGCTGCCCATCGGATAGAACATATCGTAGCTGCCCAGCAGGTTTTCCTGACGCACTTTCAGGCCGCTGTGGTCGTTGGAGACGTTGTCGTAGGTAAGGTAGTAGCGGCCCTGGTCGTTCATCTGGCCGACTCGGATGCCGTAGGTGCTGTCCTTGCGGATGATGCCATCGGTGTTCAGGTGGTCGGTGTTGCTGCTGAGCATGCCGGACTTTTTAATCTTGTCGCTGGTCTGGCCATACGTGACACCGGCAAACGTGGTGTCAGCGGCCTGAGCTGCGGCGCTGGCGCCAAGAAAAGCAACGGTGAGCAGCAGAGTGTTGAGCTTTTTCATGGTGTGGTACTCCAGGTGATGCACTGTGTTGGTGTGGAAGCTAGAGTACGCACGCCGTCCTGAACCGCTGCTGAACCCTTCCTGAACCTCGGCTGAACAGTTGCACCGAATGCCAATCTGCTCGCACACAGGGGTGCCGACCATGCATTGTCTGCCGCTCTGGCCCTGATCGGCGCCGCCAACCTGACCCAGGCTGCGGTGCAAACCCGTGCCCCCCCCTACCAGGATGCCGATGGCAAGCGCCCGGGATCTGGCAGAGCAGGTAGAAAACTCAAGGAGGAAATGGACAAGGCCGAGGCGACTTATGAGTTCGTCAGCATTGCGGGAGCCAAGCATGGCTTTACCAACCCGGATGCCGACCGGCTGAGCCATGGCGAGCATGGTGGGCCGGATAGTGGCTACAACAAGTCGGCCGATAAGGGCTCGTGGCAGACCTGCAAGCGTTCTTCACGAGGATTTTCAAGCCGCAACGTTGAGATCTGTTTCAGCGGTGCCGACGACGGACGGCGCAGCGGCCCCACGGCACTATGGCGACAATGAATCGACTGCCCACCTGCTTTGACGCTATTGCGTACAAATGCCCTTGAGCAGTCATGTCGCGCCGAACCTCAAGCTCATGGCCGGCAAATTCGACGCGCGTTGACCCGCTTAAAATGCGTAGTTGACCGCCAGATAGCCCTGGGCACTGCCGTTGAGCTGAATCGACCCCAATTTCGTGCCATATTCAACCACTTCCGGGCTGGCATTGCTGCGCAAGTAACGATACCCCAGCTCCATTGACATGTTTGTCGACACGTGCTGCAGCACACCTACCTGAGCACCGATGGCATAGCCAGTGTCGGAGTCGCGACTGTAACCGGGAGAGCGTTGAGTAAACTTCGTCACGCCCATGGTGACACCGCCGAACAACTGCGTGCTGGGGGTGACCGGCAGAAACGCATCGTAGCTGCCGAGTAAATTTTGCTGGCTCAGTTTAAGGCCATCGCGCCTGCCAGAAGTCTGCTCGTAGGTGGCGTAGTAGCGCGCCACCTCATTCTGCTGGCCAATACGCAGCCCCCAGGTACCTCCCCCATCGTTGACACTGCTGGCTTGAGCATTGTGCAAATTTGATTTGAGCTGACTGGATTTCTCGATGTTAATGCCGGTCTTGCCGTAAGCAAGGCCAACGAAGGTGCTATCGGAGGCCTGTGCAAGGCTACTGACACCGCATACAGACATTGCAATGAGCAGCTTATTGAATCCATTCATGATGTTATCTCCGCGCCTGGCGCTGTGGTTGGGTGCGGAGTCAAGGTTATGCAGGGAGCCCTGAACCAGAACTGAACCGCTGCTTAACCCAGGCTGAACAAAACGATTTCGTGAAAGGTCGCCCCTCATCTACAACGCCGTCTCCGGTTATCTTCACTGGCAAGCCCACAACACCCACGGCACAATAGCGGCCATGAATCGACTGCCCACCTGCTGCGCCCCGCTGCTGCACGATTGGCCCCTGCCCCGCCCGGTCCCCGGTGCGGTACTGGTCAGTTGCCCGTTCGACCCCGCCCTGCTGGCCAGCGATGACTTTGCCCGCGCCGGTATCGAGCAGACCACCAGCCTGCAACGCTCGGTGGCGAAGCGTCAGGCCGAATACCTGGCCGGCCGGGTGTGCGCTCGTGCGGCCTTGATGCGCCTCGATGGCCGCGACTATGTCCCGGGTACCGATGAAGACCGCGCGCCCATCTGGCCGGCCGGTATCTGTGGCTCGATCACCCATGGCAAAGGCTGGGCCGCTGCGGTGGTGGCGCGCAGCAGCGATTGCCTGGGCCTGGGCCTGGATCAGGAAAGCCTGCTCAGCGACGAGCGCGCCGAGCGCCTGACCCGGGAGATTCTCACCGAAGCCGAAATCCAGCGCATGGACCCCAGCCAACTGGGCCTGACCGTGACCCTGACCTTCTCGCTCAAGGAAAGCCTGTTCAAGGCCCTCTACCCCATCGTTAAGCAGCGCTTTTATTTCGAGCACGCCGAAGTACTGGAGTGGTCTGCCGAGGGTCATGCACGCTTGCGCCTGCTGACCGATCTGTCAGCGCAGTGGCACCACGGTCGCGAACTTGAGGGGCAGTTCTGCCTGCAGGATGATCAACTGTTGAGCCTGGTCAGCGTCTGAGCATCAAGGTAGTAGCGGGCAATGCTCGCAATGCCCGACCCAGTCGACCTTGTAGCTCAAGCAGCAGGTACGGCGCCGGCGCCGGCCTGCAGCATCCTGGCTGACGGCGGCATATAGAGGGCTGCCTGGCGTTTCCAAAAGTGCCTGGAACCCTACATGGCCCGCACCGCCGTGCAGGGCCTGATCCAGGCAATCGCCGGCATTGCCCCACAGCACCGCCTCTGGCACCGGCCCCAACTGCGCCAGGCGCGCAACCATGGGCTGCAGGTGTTCCGCCAGCTGCGCCTGCAGGCCCTGGCACGGCGCCCCCTCAGCATCCAGCGCAAGCGGCAAGCCGCGCCCATCCAGCCTCACCGTGGTATGGCTGAACGCCGACAAGGGTGCACCGCCAGCCAACATCCGCCACACCAACGCGAAGTAGTATTTGGACCACTGCGAGACCAGCACCGGCCGCTGCGCCGGCATCAATACCGGGCCATACAGTGCCAGCAGCAGTGCATCAAAGCGGGCTTCATCGAGCAACGCCGGCAGGGCAATCGGTGTGGTCATGGGCCGTCCTGGTTGCGCGGCCAGTTCAGGCTGAAACAGGCGCCGCCCAGGCGCTCACTGTGCCCCACCGAGGCCCGGCCACCATGCCAATAGATGATCCGCCGCACGATCGACAAACCCAGGCCGTGTCCGCCCGACGCGCGAGCGCGGCTGTCATCGAGCCGGGTAAAGGGGGTGAAAATACGCTCCCAGACGCTTTCCGGCACACCCGGACCATCGTCCTCGACATCGATCCGGCAACGCTGCACGCCCAACTGATAGCTGAGGCTGACCTGTGACTCGGCGTGGCGCATGGCGTTGCTGACCAGGTTCTGCAGCGCCCGATGCAGGTAGCGCGGCTCGGCCTCGACCCACGGCCCCTGCCCGTCCGGTCCTTTTTCGCCACCCTGGCAGGGGCCGCGCAGCACCTGCACCTCACGCCGCAACGGTGCCAGCTCGGCGATCACCTGGTCGAGCAGGGCATCCAGGTCGACCCGCTGGAAATGCAAGGCCGGTGCGCCTTGTTCGAGGCGGGCGTAGGTCAGCATTTCATCGACCAGCTTGTCCAGGTCCTGGATATCGCCGTCCATGCCGGTCAGGTACTTGTCCCGGGCCTGATCGGTACTGGCACTGGCGATCATCTCCAGACCAAAGCGCAGGCGCGCCACTGGCGTGCGCAACTCATGGGACACCGCCCGCACCAGTTCGCGCTGGATGGTCAGTGAACGCTGCAGGTGCTCGGCCATGCCGTTGAACGCCGCCGCCAGACGCCCGACCGAATCGGCGTCATCGGCGGCGACGCGGGTGTCCAGGCTGCCCTGGGCAATCAGGGTCGCGGCGGCTTCAAGCCCAGACAGACGCCGCTCCAACTGGCGCACCAGCAGGTAGACGATCAGGCCGATCAGGCACAGACCCAACGCGGCAATCAATACCAGCAGGTGCGGCGGATAAGGGTTCATCTGGTACAGCGGGCCGATTTCCAGCACCCAGGGTGTACCCACCAGGCCGGCAAACACGCGGATCGAATCGCCGTCCTTGCCCAGCGCCATCACGGTGTCGCCTTCATCGATGCGCCGGCGCTGGTCCTCATCCATGTCGGTCTGGTTGACCCGCTGCAAGCGCAGGTCGAAGCCAAAGCCTTTGCTTTGCTTGAGTGCAGCCAGGCGCTGGGGCTGCTCGGCGACCGGGTAGCGCACCAGCTCATCGGCCAGCAGGTAAATGGTGGCGCGGGCCAGTTGCTCACTGATCTGCTGCACCTCGCCAACCAGCAGCAGATCCTGGTCAGCCACCTGGCGCAGCACTCTGGCGGCGTGCGGGCCGGTCTTTTCCACCAGCACCTGGCCGCGTTGCAACTGGCTGCGCTGGCCGCCGTCGAGGGCGGTGCTGCTCAGCGCCTGCAACTCCAGTGGAATGCCGAGCAGGCGCTCCCAGATCAACAGGGTGCGCTGGCGTTCGACGCCGTCAAGCGTCGCCAGGTTGTCGGCCATCAGGGTAAAGGTGCCATGGGCCAAGCGCTCGCGGTACTGGCCGGCGCGCACCTCGTTGAGCAGGTGCAGGCTGAGCACGCCAAGCACCGCCACCAGCACCAGGGCGGCGAGCATACCGCCATAGATGCGCAGGAAGATCGAGTTCATTGCGCCTGGCCCATGGCTTCGGCCGCTTCACGGACGAACAGGTAGCCCTTGCTGCGGATAGTCTTGATCATCCGCGGGTGCTCGGGGTCGTCACCGATTTTCGGGCGGATACGCGAAATGCGCACATCAATGGAGCGATCCTGGCCGTCATAGCCGACACCGCGCAGGGAGGTGAAGATCTCCTCGCGCGACAACGTGCGCCCGGCATTGCTCACCAGCAGCCATAAAAGGTCGAACTCGGCGCTGGTCAGTTCGATGCCGCTGTCGTACAGCCAGGCCTCGCGCAGGCTGTTGTCGACCCGCAGCGGACCGAACTGCAGCGCTTGCGGCGCCTGGGCAACAGCCTCGCTGCGACGCAACAGGGCGTTGATGCGGGCCAGCAGCAAGCGCGGGCGCACCGGCTTGCAGACATAGTCGTCGGCGCCCAGGTCCAGGCCCTGGACCTGATCAAGGTCGTCGCTGCGCGCGGTCAGCATCAGGATCGGCCCGGGGTATTGTTGGCGCACCTTGCGGCAAATACTCAGGCCGTCCTCGCCAGGCAGCATCAGGTCAAGGATCACCAGGTCCGGCTGCTCGGCAATGATCCGCGCCGCCGCCAGGGCACCATTGCCCTCCACATCCACGGCAAAACCATTGGCCTGCAGGTATTCACGGGTGAGGTCGGCCAGACGCTGGTCATCCTCGACAATCAATACCCGACTGCTCTGCTCCACGGCTCACCTCAACAGCGTGTTGTTATAAAGAGTGCCCACTTCACCGAAAGGCAACATTGGCTCCGGATACTACGTCGGGCACCGACGCCTGCCAACCGCCGTTACCAGCAGTAAAAAACCCGCAGAAAACCCGCTCGGACAAGCCGATTTTTTGTGGTAGGGTTCGCGCCCGCAAAATCTGCCTCAGGCCCTGCAACCTGCGAAAAAATCGGTGACGGGCGGTCATTCCGCGCTAAGACGCGGCCTACAAGGGGTTGAGTGAAATCACTCACAAAATACGCACAAGTTATCCACAGAGCCCGACCTTGCATTAGCCCCAAGACCGCATTATCTTGTATCCCAAGAGAAACAAAACACTATATCTTGGGGTTTCCTGAAAATCCCAAGCACAAGTGAAGCAAAGAACTCAAGCCCTCAACGGGTAGTTTTTTGCCGGAACTTTAGAAGAGATCAGCAGCCAAACCGCTCCAGCGCAGGCGTCCGCTGCAAGCCCCGTGAGGGTGTTGTTTCGGGTACGGGTGAAGCCATCGGCGCACTCGACAGCAACAGTCTTGAGCCGTGGACTCAAGACCTTTGACTTCGGCCAGGGAGCGGCAAGCATTTGCCCTAATTCCTGAACTGTCCCGAAGTGAGTATTCCCGCCCCGCGCGGCATGCCCGAACCTCTGGTTCGTGCGCGCCCTCGGGGTCGGTAGTTGAGCTTTCGGATGGAACGGTTGGCGCTCACAAAGCGCCTACACAAACTTAGAGAACGTGGAGACACCCATGCAAACCGACACAACTCGCGAGAACCCGCAGGCCGCGGCGCCGCAGGCCGCCGATTCGAACCAGGATCTGGCAGCCACCGCACCCGGCCAACTGCGCGTGATCAAGCGTAACGGCACTGTTGTCGCCTACACCGACGACAAGATCACCGTGGCCATCACCAAGGCGTTCCTCGCAGTTGAAGGCGGCACCGCTGCCGCCTCGTCGCGCATCCACGACACCGTTGCCCGCCTGACCGAACAGGTCACCGCGACCTTCAAGCGTCGCATGCCTTCGGGCGGCACCATCCACATCGAAGAAATCCAGGACCAGGTCGAACTGGCCCTGATGCGTGCCGGCGAGCAGAAAGTCGCCCGCGACTACGTGATCTACCGCGACCAGCGTGCCAAGGAGCGTGCCACCCGGGGCCACGCCGAAGACGCCAGCGTGCAGCCGCACCCAAGCATCCGCATCACCCTGGCCGACGGCAGCCTGGCGCCGCTGGACATGAACCGCCTGAACACCATCATCAGCGAAGCCTGCGAAGGCCTGGCCGAAGTCGATGGCGACCTGATCCAGCGCGAAACCCTGAAGAACCTCTACGACGGCGTGGCCATCAAGGACGTCAACACCGCCCTGGTGATGACCGCCCGCACCCTGGTCGAGCGTGAGCCGAACTACTCGTTCGTTACCGCCCGCCTGCTGATGGATACCCTGCGTGCCGAAGGCCTGGGCTTCCTCGAAGTCGCCGACAGCGCCACCCACCACGAAATGGCCGACCTGTACGCCAAGGCCCTGCCTGCCTACATCGCCAAGGGTGTCGAGTTCGAACTGCTCAACCCTGCCCTGGCCGACTTCGACCTGGACAAACTGGGCAAGGCGATCAATCACGAGCGCGACCAGCAATTCACCTACCTGGGCCTGCAGACCCTGTACGACCGTTACTTCATCCACAAGGATGGCGTGCGCTTCGAACTGCCTCAGGTGTTCTTCATGCGCGTGGCCATGGGCCTGGCGCTGGAAGAGAAAGACAAAGAAGCCCGTGCCATCGAGTTCTACAACCTGTTGTCGTCCTTCGACTACATGGCTTCGACCCCGACCCTGTTCAACGCCGGTACCCTGCGTCCACAGCTGTCGAGCTGCTACCTGACCACCGTGCCAGACGACCTGTCGGGCATCTACCACGCGATCCACGACAACGCCATGCTGTCGAAATTCGCCGGTGGCCTGGGCAACGACTGGACCCCTGTGCGTGCACTGGGCTCCTACATCAAGGGTACCAACGGCAAATCCCAGGGCGTCGTACCGTTCCTCAAAGTGGTCAACGACACCGCCGTCGCCGTTAACCAGGGTGGCAAGCGCAAGGGCGCTGTCTGTGCCTACCTGGAAACCTGGCACCTGGACATCGAAGAATTCATCGAACTGCGCAAGAACACCGGTGATGACCGTCGTCGTACCCACGACATGAACACCGCCAACTGGATCCCTGACCTGTTCATGAAGCGCGTCTTCGATGACGGCAAGTGGACCCTGTTCTCGCCGAACGAAGTACCTGATCTGCACGACCTGACCGGCAAGGCCTTCGAAGAGCGCTACGAGTACTACGAAGCCCTGACCGAGTACAACAAGATCAAGGTGTTCAAGACCATCCAGGCCAAAGACCTGTGGCGCAAGATGCTCTCGATGCTGTTCGAGACCGGCCACCCATGGCTGACCTTCAAGGATCCGTGCAACCTGCGCTCGCCGCAGCAGCACGTGGGTGTGGTCCACAGCTCGAACCTGTGCACCGAGATCACCCTGAACACCAACAAGGACGAGATCGCGGTCTGCAACCTGGGCTCGATCAACCTGCCGAACCACATTGTCGATGGCAAGCTGGATACCACCAAGCTGCAACGCACCGTCAACACCGCCGTGCGCATGCTCGACAACGTGATCGACATCAACTACTACTCGGTGCCGCAAGCGCGTAACTCGAACATCAAGCACCGTCCGGTCGGCCTGGGCATCATGGGCTTCCAGGA encodes:
- a CDS encoding ribonucleoside-diphosphate reductase subunit alpha; translated protein: MQTDTTRENPQAAAPQAADSNQDLAATAPGQLRVIKRNGTVVAYTDDKITVAITKAFLAVEGGTAAASSRIHDTVARLTEQVTATFKRRMPSGGTIHIEEIQDQVELALMRAGEQKVARDYVIYRDQRAKERATRGHAEDASVQPHPSIRITLADGSLAPLDMNRLNTIISEACEGLAEVDGDLIQRETLKNLYDGVAIKDVNTALVMTARTLVEREPNYSFVTARLLMDTLRAEGLGFLEVADSATHHEMADLYAKALPAYIAKGVEFELLNPALADFDLDKLGKAINHERDQQFTYLGLQTLYDRYFIHKDGVRFELPQVFFMRVAMGLALEEKDKEARAIEFYNLLSSFDYMASTPTLFNAGTLRPQLSSCYLTTVPDDLSGIYHAIHDNAMLSKFAGGLGNDWTPVRALGSYIKGTNGKSQGVVPFLKVVNDTAVAVNQGGKRKGAVCAYLETWHLDIEEFIELRKNTGDDRRRTHDMNTANWIPDLFMKRVFDDGKWTLFSPNEVPDLHDLTGKAFEERYEYYEALTEYNKIKVFKTIQAKDLWRKMLSMLFETGHPWLTFKDPCNLRSPQQHVGVVHSSNLCTEITLNTNKDEIAVCNLGSINLPNHIVDGKLDTTKLQRTVNTAVRMLDNVIDINYYSVPQARNSNIKHRPVGLGIMGFQDALYLQHIAYGSDAAVEFADKSMEAVSYFAIQASCDLADERGAYETFQGSLWSKGILPLDSQQILIEARGQKYIDVDLNETLDWAPVRARVQKGIRNSNIMAIAPTATIANITGVSQSIEPTYQNLYVKSNLSGEFTVINPYLVHDLKARGLWDSVMINDLKYYDGSVQQIERIPQELKDLYATAFEVETKWIVDAASRRQKWIDQAQSLNLYIAGASGKKLDVTYRMAWYRGLKTTYYLRALAATSTEKSTINTGKLNAVSSGGDSAPIQAAGPAPVPKACAIDEPDCEACQ